From the genome of Nasonia vitripennis strain AsymCx chromosome 1, Nvit_psr_1.1, whole genome shotgun sequence, one region includes:
- the LOC100123347 gene encoding acetyl-CoA carboxylase isoform X5: MSWIVDAALGMKRIKRFVLAESGEKDPIWKSSDNLTSGLSRMNSLEIGPMCPEENDDSSASALSTSSSSASTSAANYHLGMTPSMSQGTVMIQAQSRLTEKDFTVATPEEFVHRFGGTRVITKVLIANNGIAAVKCMRSIRRWSYEMFKNERAVRFVVMVTPEDLKANAEYIKMADQYVPVPGGSNNNNYANVELIVDIANRTQVQAVWAGWGHASENPKLPELLHKNNVTFIGPSERAMWALGDKIASSIVAQTADVPTMAWSGSDLKAQYSGKKIKISSELFKKGCVATVDEALSAAHKIGYPIMVKASEGGGGKGIRKVENAEELPSLFRQVQAEVPGSPIFIMKLAKCARHLEVQLLADNYGNAISLFGRDCSIQRRHQKIIEEAPAVIAKPDVFEEMEKAAVRLAKMVGYVSAGTVEYLYDTSGRYYFLELNPRLQVEHPCTEMVSDVNLPAAQLQVAMGLPLHNIKDIRLMYGESPWGDTIIDFDQPRHKPQPWGHVIAARITSENPDEGFKPSSGTVQELNFRSSKNVWGYFSVGASGGLHEFADSQFGHCFSWGEDRHQARENLVIALKELSIRGDFRTTVEYLITLLETESFQTNNIDTAWLDALIAERVRSDKPDVLLAITCGALHIAENTINAAFSGFQTSLERGQIQACIDLDNVVYIELINDGFKYKVQVTKSGPNSYFLVMNGSYKEVEIHRLSDGGLLLSLDGGSFTTYMREEVERYRVVIGNQTCVFEKENDPSLLRCPSAGKLINYLVEDGGHVEANQAYAEIEVMKMVMNVTCSEPGTLFYVKRPGAVLEAGSLIARLELDDPSLVTRAQDYNGQFPGPSSTAVPEKLNHLHAKYRAALENCLAGYCLPEPYHLPRLRELVEKFMGSLRDPSLPLLELQEVIASISGRVPLSVEKKIRKLMTLYERNITSVLAQFPSQQIAAVIDGHAATLSKRAERDVFFLTTQAIVQLVQRYRNGIRGRMKTAVHELLRQYYTVEVHFQQGHYDKCVTALVEKYKDDISQVTGTIFSHIQVLKKNVLVTMLIDHLWANEPGLTDELASTLTELTSLNRQEHSRVALRARQVLIAAHQPAYELRHNQMESIFLSAVDMYGHDFHPENLQKLILSETCIFDILHDFFYHSNRAVCNAALEVYVRRAYISYELTCLQHLELSGELPLVHFQFMLPSNHPNRQNHSLVNHRTGAMAAFKDLAQFSQYADEILDLLEDLSSPTSLSAKVLEAVESAVGGSESRHSTSINVDQNAQPPQQVEAQKSEPVHILSIAVREESNHDDATMARLFGEWCASNRDELTDRGIRRVTFAALKKRQFPKFFTFRQRDNFVEDRIYRHLEPGCAFHIELNRMRTYDLEALPTSNQKMHLYLGQAKVAKGQQVTDYRFFIRSIIRHSDLITKEASFDYLHNEGERVLLEAMDELEVAFSHALAKRTDCNHIFLNFVPTVIMDPARIEESVTSMVLRYGPRLWKLRVRQAEIKMTIRPAPGKPTSNVRLCISNDSGYSIDLHLYAEATDPKTGVIRFESYCPSNSNTLNWRPGPMHGLPISTPYLTKDYLQAKRFQAQSAGTTYVYDLPDMFRQQIEKAWAKHVEEAAALNEQVTIPNPVMDCVELVLEGENLVEQKRLPGENDVGMIAWRLTLYTSECPNGRDIILIANDLTCFIGSFGPKEDLLFYRASEKARQLGIPRVYFSANAGARIGLAEEVKGLFHIAWEDKQDPEKGFKYIYLTPDDYARIGPLNSVKASLIEDEGESRYKLTDIIGQQDGLGVENLKYAGLIAGETSRAYDEVVTISVVSCRAIGIGSYLVRLGQRVIQIENSHIVLTGYRALNSVLGREVYASNNQLGGIQIMHNNGISHAVEPRDLDGISTVLRWLSYVPAVKGAPLPVSPIISDPIDREIMYLPTKAPYDPRWMLEGRPLPSDANVWESGFFDKGSWAEIMRPWAQTVVTGRARLGGIPVGVIAVETRTVELHLPADPANLDSEAKTVSQAGQVWYPDSAYKTAQAIKDFGKEELPLFIFANWRGFSGGMKDMYEQIMKFGAYIVDGLREYTRPIFVYIPPNGELRGGAWAVVDPFINPQCMEMFAETTSRGGVLEPEAIVEIKFRQKDILKTIQREDEIVQRLKEKIAALGSTCGPTEEKVALEAELQTREHQLEPMYHQVAVHFADLHDTPERMLEKGCINEIVPWRNARRFFYWRLRRRLREDQLRRQILETQPELGERQVEAMLRRWFVEDKGATESYLWDNDEAASNWMEKQITLDNSVLLRNMSCVKKDAVVSRIKKELEACPEVRLDAVLEMAHRLVPQERAELQRSLAQLESPANQESGTDSSSSSSP; encoded by the exons ATGAGCTGGATCGTCGACGCTGCGCTCGGTATGAAGCGCATCAAGAGGTTCGTTCTGGCCGAGTCCGGCGAGAAGGATCCGATCTGGAAGAGTTCCGACAACCTCACCTCCGGCCTCTCCAGGATGAACAGCCTCGAGATCGGACCCATGTGTCCCGAGGAGAACGACGACTCGTCCGCATCGGCTCTTTCCACTTCTTCCTCTTCCGCCTCAACTTCTGCGGCGAACTATCATCTCGGAATGAC GCCCAGCATGTCGCAGGGCACGGTGATGATCCAGGCGCAGAGTCGGCTCACGGAGAAGGACTTCACCGTCGCTACACCCGAGGAGTTCGTGCATCGATTCGGAGGCACTCGCGTCATCACTAag GTCCTGATCGCCAACAACGGCATCGCGGCTGTGAAATGCATGCGATCAATCCGTCGCTGGTCCTACGAGATGTTCAAGAACGAGAGGGCCGTCCGCTTCGTCGTTATGGTCACCCCGGAGGATCTGAAGGCCAACGCGGAGTACATAAAGATGGCGGACCAGTACGTGCCGGTTCCCGGaggcagcaacaacaacaactacGCGAACGTAGAGCTGATCGTCGACATAGCCAACAGGACGCAGGTTCAGGCCGTCTGGGCCGGCTGGGGTCACGCCTCGGAGAACCCGAAACTGCCCGAGCTTCTGCACAAGAACAACGTCACCTTCATCGGACCCTCGGAGAGGGCCATGTGGGCTCTGGGTGACAAGATCGCGTCGAGCATCGTCGCGCAGACGGCCGACGTGCCGACGATGGCCTGGTCGGGCTCGGATCTCAAGGCCCAGTACAGCGGCAAGAAGATCAAGATCTCGTCGGAGCTGTTCAAGAAGGGTTGCGTCGCGACCGTCGACGAGGCTCTTTCCGCAGCTCACAAGATCGGCTACCCGATCATGGTGAAGGCTAGCGAGGGTGGCGGTGGCAAGGGTATCAGGAAGGTGGAGAACGCCGAGGAACTGCCCTCGCTCTTCAGGCAGGTGCAGGCCGAAGTTCCTGGCTCGCCGATCTTCATCATGAAGCTCGCCAAATGCGCCAGGCATTTGGAGGTGCAGCTGCTGGCCGACAATTACGGGAACGCGATATCGCTCTTCGGACGCGACTGCTCCATTCAGAGGAGGCATCAGAAGATTATCGAGGAGGCGCCCGCGGTCATTGCCAAGCCCGACGTCTTCGAGGAGATGGAGAAA gctGCGGTACGGTTGGCCAAGATGGTGGGCTATGTGAGCGCGGGAACAGTCGAGTACCTGTACGACACGTCGGGTAGGTACTACTTCCTTGAGCTGAATCCCAGGCTGCAAGTCGAGCATCCCTGCACAGAGATGGTGTCGGACGTTAACCTGCCCGCGGCTCAGCTTCAGGTCGCCATGGGTTTACCTCTTCACAATATCAAGGACATCAGGTTGATGTACGGAGAGAGTCCCTGGGGTGACACCATCATCGACTTCGATCAGCCCAGGCACAAGCCTCAGCCGTGGGGTCACGTTATAGCTGCTAGAATCACCAGTGAGAACCCCGACGAGG GTTTCAAGCCCAGCAGCGGTACGGTCCAAGAGCTGAACTTCCGCTCGTCGAAGAACGTGTGGGGTTACTTCTCCGTGGGAGCCTCCGGAGGTCTGCACGAGTTCGCTGACTCGCAGTTTGGTCACTGCTTCTCCTGGGGAGAGGATCGGCACCAGGCGCGCGAGAACCTTGTCATTGCTCTGAAAGAACTGAGCATTCGTGGTGACTTCCGTACGACCGTCGAGTACCTCATCACTCTGCTCGAGACCGAGTCCTTCCAGACGAACAACATCGACACCGCCTGGCTGGACGCGCTCATTGCCGAGCGCGTGCGCAGCGATAAGCCCGACGTCCTGCTAGCTATTACCTGCGGCGCGCTTCACATTGCCGAGAACACCATCAACGCGGCCTTCAGTGGATTCCAAACGTCTCTGGAACGCGGACAGATACAGGCTTGCATTGACCTCGACAACGTCGTCTACATCGAGCTCATCAACGATGGCTTCAAGTACAAGGTCCAGGTGACCAAGTCGGGTCCCAACAGCTACTTTCTGGTTATGAACGGATCCTACAAGGAGGTGGAGATACACAGACTGTCGGACGGGGGTCTTCTTCTCTCCCTCGATGGAGGCAGCTTCACGACCTACATGCGCGAGGAGGTCGAGCGTTACCGTGTCGTCATCGGCAACCAGACCTGCGTCTTCGAAAAGGAAAACGACCCGTCGCTGCTGCGCTGTCCGTCGGCTGGTAAACTCATCAACTACCTCGTCGAAGACGGTGGCCACGTAGAAGCCAATCAGGCCTATGCCGAAATCGAAGTCATGAAGATGGTAATGAACGTCACGTGTTCCGAGCCTGGCACGCTCTTCTACGTCAAACGACCTGGTGCCGTACTCGAGGCTGGTAGTCTCATAGCCCGCCTTGAACTCGACGACCCGTCGCTCGTCACTAGGGCTCAGGACTACAACGGCCAGTTCCCCGGTCCCAGCAGTACCGCCGTACCCGAGAAACTGAATCACCTTCACGCCAAGTACCGTGCTGCTTTGGAGAACTGCTTGGCCGGCTACTGTCTACCCGAGCCCTATCACCTACCCAGACTACGCGAGCTGGTCGAGAAGTTTATGGGATCGTTGCGAGATCCCTCGCTGCCGCTCCTCGAACTCCAGGAGGTCATAGCGTCGATTTCAGGTCGCGTACCGCTCAGCGTAGAGAAGAAGATCCGCAAACTCATGACCTTGTACGAGCGCAACATCACATCTGTGCTCGCTCAGTTCCCAAGCCAGCAGATTGCCGCCGTGATCGATGGCCACGCCGCTACCTTATCGAAACGAGCCGAGCGCGACGTCTTCTTCCTGACGACCCAGGCGATCGTGCAGCTGGTGCAACGCTACCGCAACGGCATCCGCGGTCGCATGAAGACGGCGGTGCACGAGCTACTGCGCCAATACTACACCGTCGAGGTGCACTTCCAGCAGGGTCACTACGACAAGTGTGTTACTGCCCTCGTCGAGAAGTACAAGGATGACATCAGCCAAGTCACCGGAACGATCTTCAGTCACATTCAGGTCCTCAAGAAGAACGTGCTCGTCACGATGCTGATCGACCATCTCTGGGCCAACGAGCCGGGTCTGACGGACGAGCTTGCCTCGACTCTGACTGAATTAACGAGCCTCAACAGACAGGAGCACAGCCGCGTAGCGCTGCGCGCTCGTCAGGTACTGATCGCTGCCCATCAACCGGCCTACGAGCTCCGACACAACCAGATGGAGTCCATCTTCTTGTCGGCGGTCGACATGTACGGTCACGACTTCCACCCGGAGAACCTGCAAAAACTCATTCTGTCCGAGACCTGCATCTTCGACATTCTCCACGACTTCTTCTACCATTCTAACAGGGCGGTCTGCAACGCTGCCCTCGAGGTCTATGTTCGTCGGGCCTACATCAGTTACGAGCTGACCTGTCTACAGCATCTCGAGCTATCGGGTGAACTGCCGCTCGTGCACTTCCAGTTTATGCTGCCGAGCAATCACCCCAACAGACAGAACCACTCGCTGGTGAATCACCGAACCGGAGCGATGGCCGCTTTCAAGGACCTCGCTCAGTTCTCACAGTACGCCGATGAAATTCTCGATCTCCTCGAGGACCTGTCATCTCCCACCTCCCTCTCGGCCAAAGTTCTCGAAGCCGTCGAATCCGCTGTCGGTGGCAGCGAGTCTCGTCACAGTACCTCCATAAACGTGGACCAGAACGCTCAGCCTCCGCAGCAGGTCGAAGCCCAGAAATCTGAACCCGTGCATATTCTCAGCATTGCCGTGCGCGAAGAGAGCAACCATGACGATGCCACCATGGCCCGTCTCTTCGGCGAGTGGTGCGCCAGCAACCGCGACGAGCTCACAGACCGAGGTATCAGGCGTGTGACTTTCGCCGCGCTGAAGAAGCGACAGTTCCCCAAGTTCTTCACTTTCCGTCAGCGCGACAACTTTGTGGAGGACAGGATCTACCGCCACCTCGAGCCCGGCTGCGCGTTCCACATCGAACTGAATCGCATGCGCACCTACGACCTGGAGGCACTGCCGACCTCCAACCAAAAGATGCACCTCTACCTCGGCCAGGCGAAGGTGGCAAAGGGTCAACAGGTCACGGACTACCGCTTCTTTATCCGCTCGATCATTCGACACTCGGATCTCATCACAAAGGAGGCCAGCTTCGACTATCTGCACAACGAGGGCGAGCGGGTATTGCTCGAAGCGATGGACGAACTCGAGGTTGCCTTCTCACACGCGCTGGCTAAACGCACCGACTGCAATCACATCTTCCTGAACTTCGTGCCGACGGTCATTATGGACCCAGCGAGAATCGAGGAGAGCGTCACGAGTATGGTACTGCGCTACGGCCCCAGACTCTGGAAACTCAGAGTCAGACAGGCCGAGATCAAGATGACCATCAGGCCGGCGCCCGGAAAGCCCACTTCCAACGTCAGACTCTGCATTTCTAACGACAGCGGATACAGTATCGACCTGCATCTGTATGCCGAGGCTACCGATCCCAAGACCGGTGTGATTAGGTTCGAGTCGTACTGTCCGAGCAATAGCAACACCCTCAACTGGAGGCCCGGACCGATGCACGGTTTGCCCATTTCCACGCCGTATCTCACGAAGGACTATCTGCAGGCCAAGAGATTCCAGGCGCAGAGTGCTGGAACTACTTACGTCTATGATTTGCCTGATATGTTCCGGCAGCAGATTGAGAAGGCCTGGGCTAAGCACGTCGAAGAAGCCGCTGCTCTTAATG AGCAAGTGACCATACCTAATCCCGTCATGGACTGCGTCGAGCTGGTTTTGGAAGGCGAGAATCTCGTTGAGCAGAAACGATTGCCAGGGGAGAACGACGTTGGTATGATTGCTTGGAGATTAACGCTCTACACATCGGAGTGTCCAAATGGCCGAGACATCATTCTTATCGCCAACGATCTGACGTGTTTCATCGGTTCTTTTGGGCCGAAAGAGGATCTGCTTTTCTACAGGGCGTCGGAGAAAGCGCGGCAGCTTGGCATTCCCAGAGTCTACTTTTCGGCTAATGCCGGTGCTCGTATTGGGCTTGCGGAAGAA GTGAAAGGTCTGTTCCACATAGCGTGGGAAGACAAACAGGATCCGGAAAAGGGATTCAAGTACATATATCTGACACCAGACGATTATGCTCGCATCGGGCCGCTGAATTCGGTAAAGGCGAGCTTGATCGAGGACGAGGGTGAGTCGCGTTACAAACTCACCGACATTATTGGACAGCAGGATGGACTCGGTGTTGAGAATCTCAAATACGCCGGTTTGATTGCCGGTGAAACGTCGAGAGCGTACGACGAG GTGGTGACGATATCCGTGGTATCCTGCCGCGCTATTGGCATTGGCTCGTACCTCGTTCGTCTCGGCCAGCGTGTCATCCAGATCGAGAACTCGCATATCGTCCTCACAGGTTACAGAGCCTTGAACTCCGTGTTGGGTCGCGAGGTCTACGCTAGCAACAACCAACTCGGTGGCATTCAGATCATGCACAACAATGGCATATCGCACGCGGTAGAGCCGCGCGACCTGGACGGTATTTCCACAGTCCTCAGGTGGCTGAGCTACGTGCCAGCTGTTAAAGGCGCGCCACTGCCTGTTAGCCCTATCATTTCCGATCCGATCGACAGAGAAATCATGTACTTGCCTACCAAGGCGCCTTACGACCCTCGGTGGATGCTGGAGGGTAGGCCGCTGCCTTCCGACGCCAACGTTTGGGAGAGTGGATTCTTCGACAAAGGATCATGGGCG GAGATCATGAGGCCTTGGGCTCAAACGGTGGTCACGGGTAGAGCGAGACTCGGCGGTATACCCGTCGGTGTGATAGCCGTAGAGACGCGCACCGTAGAGCTTCACTTACCAGCTGATCCAGCAAACTTGGACTCGGAGGCTAAGACTGTTTCACAAGCCGGACAAGTCTGGTACCCCGACAGTGCCTACAAGACGGCTCAGGCCATCAAAGACTTTGGCAAGGAAGAGCTGCCTCTGTTCATATTTGCCAACTGGCGTGGTTTCTCCGGTGGCATGAAAg ACATGTACGAGCAGATCATGAAGTTTGGTGCCTACATCGTCGATGGGCTACGCGAGTACACGCGACCAATTTTCGTGTACATTCCACCCAATGGTGAATTGAGGGGAGGAGCCTGGGCCGTAGTCGACCCGTTCATCAATCCGCAGTGTATGGAGATGTTCGCGGAAACAACGAGTCGCGGTGGCGTGCTCGAACCCGAGGCTATCGTCGAGATCAAGTTCCGACAGAAGGACATCCTGAAAACGATACAGCGCGAGGATGAGATTGTCCAACGTCTCAAGGAGAAGATCGCGGCGCTCGGCTCGACTTGCGGTCCCACCGAGGAGAAGGTCGCGCTCGAGGCTGAGCTGCAGACGCGTGAGCACCAGCTCGAACCCATGTACCACCAGGTAGCGGTACACTTTGCCGACTTGCACGACACTCCCGAGCGAATGCTCGAGAAGGGCTGCATCAACGAGATCGTGCCCTGGCGTAACGCGCGTCGCTTCTTCTACTGGAGACTGAGGCGCCGGCTGCGCGAAGACCAGCTGCGCCGACAGATCTTAGAGACACAACCCGAGCTGGGTGAGCGCCAGGTCGAGGCGATGCTGCGTCGCTGGTTTGTCGAAGACAAGGGAGCTACAGAGTCCTACCTGTGGGACAACGATGAGGCAGCGTCCAATTGGATGGAGAAACAGATTACACTCGATAACAGTGTGTTGCTGCGTAACATGTCCTGCGTGAAGAAGGACGCGGTCGTCAGTAGGATAAAGAAAGAGCTCGAGGCTTGTCCCGAGGTCAGGCTGGACGCCGTCCTGGAGATGGCTCACAGGCTGGTGCCCCAGGAACGAGCGGAGTTGCAGCGATCACTGGCCCAACTGGAGTCACCGGCCAACCAGGAGTCGGGCACCGATTCGAGCTCGTCGTCCTCGCCCTAG